In a single window of the Pyxidicoccus xibeiensis genome:
- a CDS encoding siderophore-interacting protein, giving the protein MTSGKAIIGGMLGRFLFRDARVEQVREVSPHFRWMELAGEALRDVAWHAGDKVQVFLPQVGMRTYTPLAWDAARGATQFLLYLHGDTPGAKWGREVRVGDRCRFFGPRGSLALAALEGPVVLFGDETSFALAHTLRNLRAGTGGVEQVFEVSSRAESEAVLGEFRVEGSTLVERAPGDRHLSTAAAALQAAVARRPGAHLVMTGRAQAIQALRGQLRSAGVRAEQKVKAYWSLGKAGLD; this is encoded by the coding sequence ATGACGTCAGGCAAGGCGATTATCGGCGGCATGCTGGGACGGTTCCTGTTCCGCGACGCGCGCGTCGAGCAGGTGCGTGAGGTGTCCCCGCACTTCCGCTGGATGGAACTGGCGGGCGAGGCGCTACGGGACGTGGCCTGGCATGCCGGGGACAAGGTGCAGGTCTTCCTGCCGCAGGTGGGCATGCGGACGTACACGCCCCTGGCCTGGGACGCGGCTCGCGGAGCGACGCAGTTCCTGCTCTACCTGCACGGGGACACTCCCGGCGCGAAGTGGGGCCGCGAGGTCCGGGTGGGAGACCGGTGTCGGTTCTTCGGGCCCCGGGGCTCGCTCGCGCTCGCGGCGCTCGAGGGCCCCGTGGTGCTCTTCGGCGACGAGACGTCCTTCGCGTTGGCGCACACGCTGCGCAACCTGCGGGCGGGCACGGGCGGCGTGGAGCAGGTGTTCGAGGTCTCCTCGCGCGCGGAGTCTGAGGCGGTGCTGGGGGAGTTCCGGGTGGAGGGAAGCACCCTGGTCGAGCGGGCTCCCGGGGACAGGCATCTGTCCACCGCGGCTGCGGCACTCCAGGCCGCGGTGGCGAGGCGGCCTGGAGCTCACCTGGTGATGACGGGCCGGGCCCAGGCCATCCAGGCGCTGCGCGGTCAGCTCCGGTCGGCCGGGGTGAGGGCGGAGCAGAAGGTGAAGGCGTACTGGTCGCTGGGGAAGGCCGGGCTGGACTGA